From the genome of Methanocalculus alkaliphilus:
GGTTGCAGCAGCAGTGCTGGTGCTTGTGCTGATCTGATCAGGAGATCGGTATCTGCTGCCTTATTTTGGATTGCGTGCGGTTCGCGTTCCGGCCTTTTGCAAAAAAAGAGTCTGAATCACACTCTGAGGGTGTGGGGCATGAAGGGGAATTCCCCCTTCTCAGTACTTATACCACCGCCCCTTCTCATCATACTCACCGATCTCCTGTTGAATGACAGAGATCTTCTCCAGTCTCCTGAAGAAGGCCGCCTTGAAGGTGAGGGTGAAGGGGGTGGCGATGAGTGCCCAGATGAAGAGGACGACTGCGGTTGCTGTGAGGGCATCAGGTCCGAGGAGTGCCATCACCTCATCGCCGGTCATTGCGCTGATGAGATCCGGATCCATCTCTGCAACCTCCGCCATCTTCTCCCAGAGGAGACCCATCCAGAGGAATGCAAGGCCGAAGAGGATGCCAAGCAGGATGATGATGTTTGCGGCGATGAAGAGGAGCACCTTCCAGCCATGGACCATGACCAGCGTGATGCTCGCACGGAGCGAGTCGAAGATCTTCTCATCCCGGAAGACGACGAATGTGTCGTAGAAGTAGGTGAAGAGGAAGATCGGAATCATGATCCACATCGCTATCATCATGGTGAAATCAGCGGTTGGCGGTATTCCAATCAGCGTCGTCGTGCCAATCACCAGCATGATGGTGATGATACTTGCAAAGATGATGACGAGGAGCGGAAGGAGGACCCGGAAGTAGTATGAGAGCCCGTACCGGAGATAGACGGACGGATCATTTGAATCCTCCCTGATGATCCCATAGCTTGCGGCGATGATGAACGGATAGACGAGGAGAGCGAGGATCTGGAACTGCCCGCCTGCGAGGGGATCTGATCCCGTGATCAGGATATCGCCTGCTGT
Proteins encoded in this window:
- a CDS encoding DUF7847 domain-containing protein, which codes for MIREALADTVGLLKRRPLLWLSGLLIAAVTAGDILITGSDPLAGGQFQILALLVYPFIIAASYGIIREDSNDPSVYLRYGLSYYFRVLLPLLVIIFASIITIMLVIGTTTLIGIPPTADFTMMIAMWIMIPIFLFTYFYDTFVVFRDEKIFDSLRASITLVMVHGWKVLLFIAANIIILLGILFGLAFLWMGLLWEKMAEVAEMDPDLISAMTGDEVMALLGPDALTATAVVLFIWALIATPFTLTFKAAFFRRLEKISVIQQEIGEYDEKGRWYKY